The Nocardiopsis dassonvillei subsp. dassonvillei DSM 43111 genome contains a region encoding:
- a CDS encoding ABC transporter substrate-binding protein — protein MHHGPPGSSGPPGPPGLRRRTLLRGLAGAGTLLALPSLAGCGAGRRGDPNLVTLASNRANPAQREAVAESVGLFEADSGLTVEVNTFQSTAFQESVNNYLQGTPDDVIGWFAGYRTRFFAERGLISDVSEVWDRHFGDVFTDQVRGLCTADDGKQYIVPDSTAPWAVFHRRSVFEEHGYEVPATRAEFEELCVRMRADGLEPLASGIREGWPAMGMFDHLNLRLNGPEFHLELLNGDHSWDSAEVRSVFGTWAELLPHHQPDPLGRGINEAQTALVRREAGMMLCGMFITHVFPEGEDLDDLDCFAFPEFDPAIGADAVEAPIDGFMLSGDPRNPDGARELVGHLGTLRAQEIYTAIDPQALPTHLDADTSGFSALDAKVNDMVANAGALTQYMDRDTRPDFASVVMIPALQRFLEQPDDIADLTASIQRQKVSIFGG, from the coding sequence ATGCACCACGGACCACCGGGATCGTCGGGACCGCCCGGCCCGCCGGGCCTGAGGCGCCGCACCCTGCTGCGCGGTCTGGCCGGCGCCGGAACGCTGCTGGCCCTGCCCTCCCTGGCGGGCTGCGGAGCGGGCCGGCGCGGGGACCCGAACCTGGTCACCCTCGCCTCCAACCGGGCCAACCCCGCCCAGCGCGAGGCCGTCGCCGAGAGCGTCGGGCTCTTCGAGGCGGACTCCGGGCTGACCGTGGAGGTCAACACCTTCCAGTCCACCGCCTTCCAGGAGAGCGTCAACAACTACCTCCAGGGCACCCCGGACGACGTCATCGGCTGGTTCGCTGGCTACCGGACGCGCTTCTTCGCCGAACGCGGCCTCATCAGCGACGTCTCCGAGGTCTGGGACCGCCACTTCGGGGACGTCTTCACCGACCAGGTGCGCGGGCTGTGCACGGCCGACGACGGCAAGCAGTACATCGTCCCCGACTCCACCGCGCCCTGGGCGGTCTTCCACCGCAGGAGCGTGTTCGAGGAGCACGGCTACGAGGTCCCCGCCACCCGCGCGGAGTTCGAGGAGCTGTGCGTGCGCATGCGCGCGGACGGGCTCGAACCCCTCGCCTCGGGCATCCGCGAGGGCTGGCCCGCGATGGGCATGTTCGACCACCTCAACCTGCGGCTGAACGGCCCCGAGTTCCACCTGGAGCTGCTCAACGGCGACCACTCCTGGGACTCCGCCGAGGTCAGGAGCGTCTTCGGCACCTGGGCCGAGCTGCTGCCCCACCACCAGCCCGACCCCCTGGGCCGGGGGATCAACGAGGCCCAGACCGCCCTGGTCCGGCGCGAGGCCGGGATGATGCTCTGCGGCATGTTCATCACCCACGTCTTCCCCGAGGGAGAGGACCTGGACGACCTGGACTGCTTCGCCTTCCCCGAGTTCGACCCCGCGATCGGCGCCGACGCCGTCGAGGCGCCCATCGACGGGTTCATGCTCTCCGGGGACCCGCGCAACCCCGACGGGGCCCGCGAACTCGTGGGGCACCTGGGCACCCTCCGGGCCCAGGAGATCTACACCGCCATCGACCCGCAGGCGCTCCCCACCCACCTGGACGCCGACACCAGCGGGTTCAGCGCCCTCGACGCCAAGGTCAACGACATGGTCGCCAACGCGGGAGCGCTCACCCAGTACATGGACCGGGACACCCGTCCCGACTTCGCGTCCGTCGTCATGATCCCCGCGCTCCAGCGCTTCCTCGAACAGCCGGACGACATCGCCGACCTGACCGCCAGCATCCAGCGCCAGAAGGTCTCCATCTTCGGCGGCTGA
- a CDS encoding carbohydrate ABC transporter permease, which translates to MRHSRGDRIALGLMLGVPALLVVGLVWLPAMATVVLSFTRWDGIGGLDTIEWIGTRNYTDAFTIYPPFAPALRNNLVWLVALFAVPTLLGMFLAVLLDRELRGGSVYRSVFYMPVVLSLALVGFIWQLVYSRDQGLLNAFLAVVADVPPVDWFGDPEINLYAVLVAAGWRHTGYIMLLYLAGLKAVDPSLREAAAIDGAGPVRTFTRVVFPALLPINLVVLVVTVIDALRAFDIVWIINRGRNGLELISALVTSNVIGEASRVGFGSALAVVMLVISLVFIVVYVSTMLRGAYR; encoded by the coding sequence ATGCGCCACAGCCGAGGGGACCGGATCGCCCTCGGCCTGATGCTGGGCGTGCCCGCCCTGCTCGTGGTGGGCCTGGTCTGGCTGCCCGCGATGGCCACGGTCGTCCTGTCCTTCACCCGCTGGGACGGCATCGGCGGCCTGGACACCATCGAGTGGATCGGGACGCGCAACTACACGGACGCGTTCACGATCTACCCGCCCTTCGCACCGGCCCTGCGCAACAACCTGGTCTGGCTGGTAGCGCTGTTCGCGGTCCCCACCCTCCTGGGGATGTTCCTGGCCGTGCTGCTCGACCGCGAGCTGCGCGGCGGTTCGGTCTACCGGAGCGTCTTCTACATGCCGGTCGTGCTGTCGCTGGCCCTGGTCGGGTTCATCTGGCAGCTCGTCTACTCCCGCGACCAGGGGCTGCTCAACGCCTTCCTCGCCGTGGTCGCCGACGTTCCGCCCGTGGACTGGTTCGGCGACCCCGAGATCAACCTGTACGCGGTCCTGGTCGCGGCCGGGTGGCGGCACACCGGCTACATCATGCTGCTCTACCTGGCCGGGCTGAAGGCGGTCGACCCCTCCCTGCGCGAGGCCGCCGCGATCGACGGCGCCGGGCCGGTGCGCACGTTTACCAGGGTCGTCTTCCCGGCCCTGCTGCCCATCAACCTGGTCGTGCTCGTCGTGACCGTCATCGACGCGCTGCGCGCCTTCGACATCGTGTGGATCATCAACCGCGGCCGCAACGGCCTGGAGCTGATATCGGCGCTGGTGACCTCCAACGTCATCGGCGAGGCCAGCCGGGTGGGCTTCGGCTCGGCGCTGGCCGTGGTCATGCTGGTGATCTCGCTGGTGTTCATCGTCGTCTACGTGTCCACCATGCTGAGAGGGGCCTACCGGTGA
- a CDS encoding carbohydrate ABC transporter permease, giving the protein MTATTLPDASRRHRRPRVRPARLVLHAFLGATALAWFFPILWALVNSLRDYEYTALHGYLSLGGFTLDNYARAWNEGELPGYFWNSLVITVPAVLLTLFLSSCAAFVLSSYSRGFNLTMLAVFLAANLLPAQALLVPLFRLYTSIPLPYWISESGSLYDSHIGVVLIHTAFQIGFCTFVLSNFMKAMPASLLEAARVDGASVFQQYWRVVLPLCRPSLAALATLLVTWIYNDFFWALALLSSGDKLPITTALQNLQSAFFVDYNLLSAGSVIVALPTLVVFFALQRHFVAGLTLGASKG; this is encoded by the coding sequence GTGACCGCCACGACCCTCCCCGACGCCTCCCGGCGGCACCGCCGCCCCAGGGTCCGCCCGGCCCGGCTGGTGCTGCACGCCTTCCTCGGCGCCACCGCGCTGGCCTGGTTCTTCCCCATCCTGTGGGCGCTGGTCAACTCGCTGCGCGACTACGAGTACACCGCCCTGCACGGCTACCTCTCCCTGGGCGGGTTCACCCTGGACAACTACGCGCGGGCGTGGAACGAGGGCGAGCTGCCCGGCTACTTCTGGAACTCGCTGGTCATCACGGTCCCGGCCGTGCTGCTGACCCTGTTCCTGTCCTCCTGCGCGGCCTTCGTGCTCTCCAGCTACTCGCGCGGGTTCAACCTGACGATGCTCGCCGTGTTCCTGGCCGCGAACCTGCTCCCGGCCCAGGCGCTGCTCGTCCCGCTGTTCCGGCTCTACACCTCCATCCCCCTGCCGTACTGGATCAGCGAGTCCGGCTCCCTCTACGACAGCCACATCGGCGTGGTCCTCATCCACACCGCCTTCCAGATCGGGTTCTGCACGTTCGTGCTGAGCAACTTCATGAAGGCCATGCCCGCCTCCCTGTTGGAGGCGGCCAGGGTGGACGGGGCATCGGTCTTCCAGCAGTACTGGAGGGTGGTGCTCCCGCTGTGCCGCCCGAGCCTGGCGGCCCTGGCCACCCTCCTGGTCACCTGGATCTACAACGACTTCTTCTGGGCGCTGGCGCTGCTGTCCAGCGGGGACAAGCTGCCCATCACCACCGCGCTCCAGAACCTCCAGAGCGCCTTCTTCGTCGACTACAACCTGCTCTCGGCCGGGTCGGTCATCGTCGCCCTGCCCACGCTCGTCGTGTTCTTCGCGCTGCAACGCCACTTCGTCGCCGGACTCACCCTGGGAGCGAGCAAGGGTTGA
- a CDS encoding RNA-guided endonuclease InsQ/TnpB family protein — protein sequence MTNKSVKRAFRYRFYPTDAQAAELSRTFGCVRLVYNRALVERSTAWHQHQERVGYSHTSTMLTAWKRTEELSFLTEVSCVPLQQTLRHLHTAFRNFFDRRARYPRFKSKKKSRASAEYTRSGFRYRDGHLTLAKMSEALDIVWSRPLPEGARPSTVTVSRDAAGRWFVSLLCQDTITSAPAVNNAVGVDAGITSVVTLSTGEKVANPRHEQRDRARLARAQRALARKAKGSANRDKARRKVARVHARITDRRRDFLHKLTSRLVRENQVVVIEDLTVRNLVKNRRLARAISDAAWRELRTMLEYKCAWYGRDLVVVDRFFPSSKTCSTPGCGYVHASLPLNVREWTCPGCGITHDRDVNAANNLEAAGLAVVACGAGVRPQRESSRTGRPATKQEGHGATRDEALASNHR from the coding sequence ATGACCAACAAGAGCGTGAAGCGGGCGTTTCGGTACCGCTTCTACCCGACCGATGCGCAGGCGGCCGAGCTGTCGCGCACGTTCGGATGCGTGCGCCTGGTCTACAACCGCGCTCTGGTCGAACGCAGCACCGCCTGGCACCAGCACCAGGAACGGGTGGGCTACTCCCACACCTCGACCATGCTCACCGCATGGAAGAGGACCGAGGAGCTGTCCTTCCTCACCGAGGTCTCCTGCGTCCCGCTGCAACAGACGCTGCGCCACCTGCACACCGCCTTCCGGAACTTCTTCGACCGTCGCGCGCGGTATCCGCGGTTCAAGTCCAAGAAGAAGTCGCGTGCCTCGGCGGAGTACACCCGGTCCGGGTTCCGCTACCGCGACGGCCACCTGACCCTGGCCAAAATGAGCGAAGCCCTGGACATCGTCTGGTCGCGGCCCCTGCCCGAAGGGGCACGGCCGTCCACGGTGACGGTCTCGCGGGACGCGGCCGGACGCTGGTTCGTCTCGCTCCTGTGCCAGGACACCATCACGTCGGCCCCGGCCGTCAACAACGCGGTCGGCGTCGACGCCGGAATCACCTCCGTGGTGACGTTGTCGACCGGGGAAAAAGTAGCCAACCCCCGCCACGAGCAACGCGACCGCGCCAGGCTGGCCCGCGCCCAGCGGGCGCTGGCCCGCAAGGCCAAGGGCAGCGCGAACCGGGACAAGGCCCGCCGGAAGGTGGCGCGGGTGCACGCCCGCATCACCGACCGCAGGCGCGACTTCCTGCACAAGCTCACCTCCCGACTCGTCCGCGAGAACCAAGTGGTCGTGATCGAGGACCTGACGGTGCGCAACCTGGTCAAGAACCGCAGGCTCGCCCGGGCGATCTCGGATGCGGCCTGGCGTGAGCTGCGCACCATGTTGGAGTACAAGTGCGCCTGGTACGGACGCGACCTGGTCGTGGTGGACCGCTTCTTCCCCTCCTCCAAGACGTGCTCGACCCCCGGATGCGGGTACGTGCACGCGTCGCTGCCGTTGAACGTGCGGGAGTGGACGTGCCCCGGGTGCGGGATCACTCATGACCGTGATGTGAATGCGGCGAACAATCTCGAAGCCGCCGGGCTGGCGGTTGTTGCCTGCGGAGCTGGTGTGAGACCTCAACGGGAGTCCTCCCGGACGGGGCGACCGGCGACGAAACAGGAAGGCCACGGGGCGACCCGTGACGAGGCATTGGCCTCGAACCACCGGTAG